In the genome of Bradysia coprophila strain Holo2 unplaced genomic scaffold, BU_Bcop_v1 contig_232, whole genome shotgun sequence, one region contains:
- the LOC119075817 gene encoding uncharacterized protein LOC119075817 — MKRISSKKDSLFKKMIVKKKQLVDKSRPRKMDEFDAVQCNVLLKYIERFVIVGFDDHIPTDYQKIINDLRGAIPANIQNTTIELGSTSPLLGNAIYNTAYAAGKMSLTQSDQLQTLLNAIMNLFEQYRQPSPLSVKIDSSATSSSPSSLSEASYHKIR, encoded by the exons ATGAAAAGAATTTCGAGTAAGAAAGACTCATTATTTAAGAAGATGATTGTTAAGAAAAAACAGTTAGTTGATAAAAGTCGTCCACGCAAAATGGACGAATTTGATGCTGTACAGTGCAATGTGCTTCTTAAATATATTGAACGGTTTGTGATTGTCGGGTTTGACGACCATATCCcaac CGATTATCAAAAGATCATTAATGATCTTAGAGGCGCCATTCCTGCCAATATTCAAAACACTACGATTGAATTGGGATCCACGTCTCCATTGCTTGGTAATGCAATTTATAACACAGCGTATGCCGCTGGGAAAATGAGTTT AACGCAAAGCGACCAGCTGCAAACTCTATTGAACGCTATAATGAACCTGTTTGAACAATATCGTCAACCGTCACCCCTTTCCGTTAAAATAGATAGCAGTGCAACATCATCATCACCGTCCAGCCTATCAGAAGCATCGTATCATAAGATAAGATAA
- the LOC119075786 gene encoding cytosolic carboxypeptidase 6 translates to MSDSEDSDGEGGLGNVSRVIIRPPGHSGKAKRGHLCFDAAFETGNLGRADLVGEFEYDLFLRPDTCNPRYRFWFNFTVDNVKQDQRVIFNIVNISKNRNLFKEGLTPLVKSSGRPKWQRLPRQHVFYYRSPVHQNHYVLSFAFAFEKEDEVYQFAVAPPYSFSRLQSYLGVLETIFPNTFERTVIGKTLQGRKLELVTVDHVEKPLKVDSKNLIRVIVILVRTHPGESPASFVCQGFMEFLLSHHPMASILRENFVFKIIPMVNPDGVFLGNNRCNLVGQDLNRCWNVSSEFSSPTILAIKELLKEIDNSDCYQIDFVIDFHAHSTLNGSFIYGNTYEDVYRYERHLVFPKLLSTNCDDFNQPNMLFNADERKQGSARRFCCERLSDTVNSYTLEVSMCGFYVKGTDILTQYTEDGYMRFGRNVTRTIFEYYRFTNVLAIPLMTEIHPRKGRPKTHRPRGRSRVKQEVKVRPKTTRINAPISYTDLSIRYDSDTSNDGSPVRYGQYGYGFGTRSSGNIYMNMSHDQFSLLAIQSSKFNNLDFSNEFKGPALPKIHTTVSTTTNYMKSGAETLNVPPKPCLSIIDFNQLTRGGLEQATKRFNEERRGKTKQQ, encoded by the exons ATGTCCG ACAGTGAAGACAGCGATGGAGAAGGAGGATTGGGTAATGTTAGTCGGGTCATCATTCGGCCACCAGGACATAGTGGAAAAG CAAAGAGAGGTCATTTATGCTTTGACGCGGCATTTGAAACTGGAAATTTGGGCAGAGCCGATCTGGTTGGCGAATTCGAATACGACCTTTTTCTCCGTCCAGACACGTGCAATCCACGATACagattttggttcaatttTACCGTCGACAACGTGAAGCAAGATCAACGGGTAATCTTTAACATCGTCAACATCAGCAAAAATCGAAACTTATTCAAAGAAGGCTTAACACCGTTGGTCAAGTCATCTGGACGCCCGAAGTG GCAACGTCTACCACGACAACATGTCTTCTACTATCGTTCACCAGTCCATCAAAACCATTACGTGCTCAGCTTTGCATTTGCTTTTGAAAAGGAGGACGAAGTCTATCAATTCGCTGTGGCACCTCCATACAGTTTTTCGAGGCTTCAATCCTATCTGGGGGTTCTAGAAACCATTTTCCCTAACACTTTCGAACGAACGGTTATCGGTAAGACATTG CAAGGAAGAAAGTTGGAACT TGTTACAGTGGACCATGTGGAGAAACCACTGAAAGTTGATAGCAAGAACTTGATCAGAGTAATTGTGATTCTTGTGCGAACGCATCCGGGAGAGAGTCCAGCATCATTTGTGTGCCAAG GATTCATGGAATTTCTCCTAAGTCATCATCCGATGGCCAGCATTTTGCGCGAGAATTTCGTGTTCAAAATAATACCGATGGTGAATCCGGACGGTGTATTTCTGGGCAATAACCGGTGCAACTTGGTCGGACAAGATTTGAATCGCTGTTGGAATGTGTCATCCGAATTCTCGAGTCCGACCATTCTAGCCATAAAGGAGTTGTTGAAAGAGATCGACAATTCAGAT TGCTACCAAATCGACTTCGTCATCGATTTCCATGCGCACAGCACGCTGAATGGATCGTTCATTTATGGTAATACGTACGAGGACGTGTACCGCTACGAAAGGCATTTGGTTTTCCCGAAATTGCTGTCGACAAACTGTGACGATTTTAACCAGCCCAATATGCTGTTCAATGCAGACGAACGTAAGCAAGGTTCGGCAAGGAGATTTTGCTGTGAACGACTTTCCGATACCGTTAACTCGTATACGTTGGAGGTTTCGATGTGTGGCTTCTACGTCAAAGGAACCGATATCTTGACCCAGTACACCGAAGATGGAT ACATGCGATTCGGCCGTAACGTAACCCGCACAATTTTCGAGTACTACCGCTTCACCAATGTCCTTGCCATCCCGCTTATGACCGAAATCCATCCACGCAAAGGACGCCCGAAAACGCATCGTCCTCGTGGTCGATCGCGTGTCAAGCAAGAGGTAAAAGTTCGCCCGAAAACCACTCGTATCAACGCACCGATCAGCTACACAGATCTGTCGATTCGATACGACAGCGATACATCGAACGATGGTTCGCCCGTTCGCTATGGACAGTACGGTTACGGATTCGGCACAAGGTCGTCGGGAAACATTTACATGAACATGAGTCACGACCAGTTTTCATTGCTGGCGATACAGTCGTCGaaattcaacaatttggaCTTTTCGAATGAATTCAAGGGACCGGCGTTGCCGAAAATACATACCACTGTGTCGACGACAACGAATTACATGAAAAGCGGTGCTGAAACGTTGAATGTGCCGCCGAAACCGTgcttatcgattatcgatttCAATCAGTTAACTAGAGGTGGATTGGAACAGGCCACGAAGAGATTTAATGAGGAGAGGAGAGGCAAGACTAAGCAACAGTAA
- the LOC119075804 gene encoding NADH-cytochrome b5 reductase-like — MSDTIETDEIKCCGSGCNNCVLDDRKTAQTTDASKSTRGNILTVDGRKYMAFRLQRKWQCTDNVWRFKYVYVNAEDMLCNSLELVVPPGCHLMIRAAIDDMRSGTDRHDQTTIGNFVSRPYTPINVDGNNGSFEILAKFEPNGLMSEYLRTSSVGDVVDVKGPYGDFKWTPNAARHLICVSQGVGIAPLFAVVSSILSNEEDETWIDFLACFRSIEDILLRDELHAFREYWNFQSTIYLADESACSCDTDARISNCVCITAKRKYNEILCTFRLDETELAKLFIGKRIENCFVLVCGTGRFINSIKMSLEKLHIKDENLIVFD, encoded by the coding sequence ATGAGTGACACCATCGAAACGGATGAAATCAAATGCTGCGGTTCCGGATGCAATAACTGTGTGCTTGATGATCGAAAAACTGCCCAAACCACAGATGCATCAAAATCAACCAGAGGAAATATCCTAACCGTCGACGGTAGGAAATACATGGCATTCCGCTTGCAACGGAAATGGCAATGTACGGACAATGTTTGGCGATTCAAATACGTTTACGTGAACGCAGAGGACATGCTTTGCAATTCCTTGGAACTGGTCGTACCACCCGGATGCCATTTAATGATACGCGCAGCAATCGATGACATGAGATCCGGAACGGATCGGCATGATCAAACAACGATCGGAAATTTCGTCAGTCGTCCGTACACACCAATAAACGTTGATGGCAACAACGGTTCGTTTGAAATTCTAGCCAAATTCGAACCGAACGGTTTGATGTCGGAATATTTACGGACGAGTTCGGTCGGTGATGTTGTCGACGTGAAGGGACCGTACGGTGATTTCAAATGGACACCAAATGCTGCCAGACATTTGATTTGTGTGAGTCAAGGTGTGGGAATCGCTCCGCTCTTTGCTGTAGTGTCCAGTATTCTGAGCAATGAGGAGGATGAGACGTGGATCGATTTTCTAGCTTGCTTCCGTAGCATTGAAGACATATTGTTACGCGATGAACTGCACGCCTTTCGGGAGTATTGGAATTTTCAGTCGACAATTTATTTAGCTGATGAGTCGGCCTGCAGCTGTGATACTGACGCTCGGATCAGCAACTGTGTCTGCATCACagcgaaaagaaaatacaacgaaattttgtgcacGTTTCGGTTGGACGAAACGGAACTAGCCAAATTGTTTATTGGAAAGCGAATAGAAAATTGCTTCGTATTGGTATGTGGTACGGGTCGGTTtataaattcgataaaaatgtcGTTGGAAAAGCTACACATTAAAGACGAAAATTTAATCGTTTTCGAttga
- the LOC119075816 gene encoding NADH dehydrogenase [ubiquinone] 1 beta subcomplex subunit 8, mitochondrial: protein MSALIKGFKLANQISNRSPMLLYTTTRNHWNKDFKPAPYPKTEEERVAAAKKYNLLPEEYKPYPDDGMGYGDYPHLPDVSADLKDPYYPYDLPDLKRNFNEPVHAEIDYWGEDRVGPEPTLISGRNQLLAFSGVMIGCFALYLWLEDKRMYRPAVKKQLPGDGKVHYTFERN, encoded by the exons atgtCGGCGTTAATAAAGGGCTTCAAATTGGCCAATCAAATAAGCAATAGGTCCCCGATGCTCCTGTACACAACCACAAGAAATC ATTGGAACAAGGATTTCAAACCGGCACCGTATCCAAAAACCGAAGAGGAACGAGTGGCTGCCGCTAAGAAATACAATCTACTGCCCGAAGAATACAAACCGTATCCGGACGATGGTATGGGCTACGGTGACTATCCACATCTACCCGATGTGTCGGCCGATTTAAAGGATCCGTACTATCCGTACGATTTGCCCGacttgaaaagaaatttcaacgAACCG GTTCATGCGGAAATCGATTACTGGGGCGAAGATCGTGTAGGTCCGGAACCGACACTAATCTCTGGACGAAATCAACTGTTGGCGTTCTCTGGTGTGATGATTGGATGTTTCGCACTTTACCTGTGGTTGGAGGATAAGCGAATGTATCGTCCGGCTGTTAAGAAACAATTGCCCGGCGATGGTAAAGTTCATTATACGTTTGAGAGAAATTAA
- the LOC119075801 gene encoding transmembrane protein 185B — MNLQSLFQNFNPSKFIVHCSLFTFTILFSLRLDGIIDWPYWTIFAPLWIWKALATLGALVGALVWCRYPHYRLEGDSYSHFKAMLISLSLHLILLMFELLACDRLTSGRHLWVLVFIPLIFGSISSVGACIWSVKHDRSFELELFLAVNALQFVFLPLKLDGFVSWSWEVVFVPLWIVLCLSLVGVLYSIIFCGILLRSPQVSQQQRKSALNSAVGNSFTVLPILVYQVLLADKLDGDLKWPFIFVSGPLLLALFNLILLSFSAKGGNKWWFGIRKNFSQFLLCRILQEYGNISYHTDAHTDNGQNVPLDAHLPSAPPASQIDEMDRHSKRDKKNKKVFNKKNMPVVPIISIDMPD; from the exons ATGAATCTTCAGTCGCTGTTCCAGAACTTTAACCCAAG TAAATTCATAGTTCACTGCAGCTTGTTCACGTTTACAATATTGTTCAGCCTACGGCTcgatggtattattg ACTGGCCGTATTGGACCATTTTTGCTCCGTTATGGATATGGAAAGCGCTGGCAACGCTAGGCGCCTTAGTCGGAGCATTAGTTTGGTGTCGTTATCCGCACTACAG ACTGGAAGGCGACTCATATTCACACTTCAAAGCGATGCTGATATCGTTGTCGTTGCACCTGATTCTGCTTATGTTTGAATTGCTGGCCTGCGATCGCCTAACATCTGGCCGTCATCTGTGGGTGTTGGTGTTCATACCACTGATATTCGGCAGTATATCCAGTGTCGGAGCGTGCATTTGGAGTGTGAAGCACGATCGATCCTTTGAATTGGAATTGTTTTTGGCCGTGAATGCGTTGCAGTTCGTTTTTCTTCCACTCAAACTGGACGGATTTGTGTCGTGGAGTTGGGAAGTTGTGTTCGTGCCACTGTGGATTGTGTTGTGCTTGAGCTTAGTCG GTGTCTTGTACAGCATCATATTTTGTGGCATTTTGTTACGGTCACCGCAAGTATcgcaacaacaacgaaaatcgGCGCTGAATTCGGCGGTTGGCAATTCCTTTACTGTTCTTCCAATTCTTGTTTATCAG GTTTTGCTGGCCGATAAATTAGACGGCGATCTCAAATGGCCATTCATATTTGTATCTGGTCCATTGCTACTGGCGctgttcaatttaattttactcagTTTTAGTGCCAAAGGAGGCAACAAGT GGTGGTTCGGTATTCGGaaaaatttcagccaatttTTGTTGTGCCGAATACTGCAAGAATACGGCAACATATCATACCATACCGATGCTCACACCGACAATGGGCAAAATGTTCCGTTGGACGCACACTTACCATCCGCACCGCCCGCATCACAAATCGATGAAATGGATCGTCATTCGAAGCGAgacaaaaagaataaaaaagttttcaacaagaaaaatatgcCGGTCGTACCGATCATCAGTATTGACATGCCTGATTGA